TCCCCGGCTACTGATTACTCGAAATATTAAAGAGGATGGCTCCCAATATTATGGTCCCTTCACTGATGTTACTTCTCTCAGGAGCATCCTGAAACTCTTAAAACCAGTATTTCATCTCAGGGATTGTAAACGTATGGACGGGCCATGTCTCAATTATCAAATCAATCTTTGCCCGGCACCATGCTCGGGTAATGTGGATAAAACGGATTACCATGAAAACGTGAAAAAAGTTAAATTATTCCTGGATGGCCGTCATGAAGAGGTTTTGGACCTTTTAAGGGAAGAAATGGATCAGGCAGCCACAAATCATAATTATGAAAAGGCAGCGATTATAAGAGATCAGTTATTCTCCTTGAGGGAAGTGATGGAAAAACAAAAGATGGAATTTGCCCGTAACCTTGATCAGGATGTCATCTCCTGTGTTAATGACAATGATTTGGTAGTGGTAGTTGTTTTCAGAGTTAGGAATGGAAAAATCATGGGGAAAGAGGATTTCCTCATGGAAGGAGCCAACGATAAATCTCCTCAAGAAATTTTATCGGCATTTATCAAACAGTACTATTCAGGACCTCGCCAGGTACCATCAGAAATTCTACTCCCAGTAATGATACAAGATAAAGCTCTTATCATTAAATGGCTCTCAGAAAAGGTATCTGATGATTACAATGATAATCATGTAGAACATCATCAGGTCTCCTTAAGGGTTCCTGAAGAAGGTTTGGAGCAGCGGCTTCTTAAAATGGTAACTAAAAACGCAAATATCATTATAAGTCACCATAAACAGGTTAAAGGGGCATTAATTGATCTGAAAAGTTATCTTAAAATCCCTAAAATTCCTCGGCACATTGAAGCATTTGATGTATCAAATCTGGGGGGGAAGATGGCAGTAGCATCTATGGTTGTGTTTGAAGATGGTAAACCTCAAAAAAATTTTTATAGGAAGTACAAACTCAAAACCCCCGGACCTGATGATTACGCTATGATGCGTGAAGTTCTCAGACGTAGGTATGAAAAGCTTGTTGCCAAAGGTGAGATTCCTCCTGATTTAGTGGTAGTTGATGGTGGACGCGGTCAGTTAAATATTGCAAAAGAAGTTTTAGACTCATTAAATATAGAAACAGGAGTTATTGGATTGGCAAAAGAATTTGAACAAGTGTTTATTCCCGAAATTCCTATCCCCATAATTTTACCCCTAGATTCTCCTGCTTTACATCTCCTACAAAGTGTAAGGGACGAAGCCCATAGATTTGCCGTGAAATATCACAGGAATTTAAGAAAACAAAACCTTCAAATGTCTCCTCTGGATGAAATTACTGGCATAGGCCCTAAACGAAAAATGAACCTTTTAAGACATTTTGGAGATTTAAAAGCCATTAAAAAAGCTAGTGTAGATGAAATCAATGAAGTAAAAGGTGTAAATAAGAAGTTAGCCCAAAAAATCTATGATTTTCTTCACCAAACCATTTTTACTTAGATTATTATTCCTGATTTTTGGATTGGTGATTATTCATAATAAATCTTATAAGTTAAATTAAGACATACTACTATAATGATTATTAATTACATTGATGGGGAGCGGGTATGTCCAAAGTAAAAATATTGATTGTTGAAGATGAAAGCATTGTAGCGATGGATATCAAACACCGTGCTGAAGGTCTTGGATACGTGGTCACAGCCATATCCCCCTCAGGGGAAGAAGCTCTGGACAGGGTTGTTGAAAACCGACCTGATCTGGTACTCATGGACATTGTCCTAAAAGGTGAAATGGATGGTATTGAAGCTGCTCAAAAGATAAGGGATGCTTATGGTATTCCAGTTGTGTATTTAACAGCTTATTCTGATGAAAGAACTTTAAAAAGAGCAAAAATCACCCAACCATTCGGTTACATAATTAAACCCTTTGAAGACAGGGAATTACACAGTGCAGTAGAAGTAGCTCTTTATAAACATTTAATGGAAAGCAAACTTAAAGAAAGTGAAAAATGGCTCTATACGACACTGGAAAGTATTGGTGATGCTGTTATTGCCACAGATAAAGGTGGTAAACTCAAATTCATGAATCCCATTGCCAGCCAGATAACTGGTTGGAGTCATGATGAAGCTATTGGTCAACCATTGACCAATGTTTTTAATGTAATTCATGAGGAAAGCGGTGTAAGGGTAGATGATCCAGTTAGTAAAGTAATGGGGGAGGATGCAATAATTGATTTGCCCACTCCAGCACTCCTTATAAATAAAGAAGGTAAACATATTCCTATTGAAGACAGCAGTGCACCTATAAAAGATGAAAATGGACGTATAATGGGTGTGGCATTGGTATTTAGGGATGTAACCCAACGTAGAAAGGAAGCCAAGGAAAGAGAGGAATTGTTGAAAGATAAAGCTCGAGGAGAACTTTCAGGGTTTATGGTCAGTGCTCTACCTGTATTTGCATCCAATATTCCGCCAAAGGTTAGGGATAACATTGTTAGAAGTTTTGGGGATCGTTTTGAGAAAAATATGAAGCCATTATTCTTAAAGGAAATGGAAAAATGCCAAAACATGGGGAGTGATTCTAAAGAAGATTCACACTTATCTCCGGATGTTATATTCAACTGTTATCTTTCCTGGATCAGTGAATTCATGTCTAACTTAGGAATTGTTACTAACACCGTAATTGATTCAGAGGGTGCTAAAAGCCATCTAAATTTTGAGAACTGTCCATGGACAAGTGAAAGTAGTGTTAGTCCAATATTCTGTTTAATCTGCAGGACTATAATAATACGCAGCTTTACCTGGACTTCACTTAAAGGGAATGTAGAACAAAGCCGTTGCTTACTGGATGGCAATAAAGAGTGTTCCTTTGAATTCATAATTTCTCTTAATAAAGGCTAAAACATAATTAATCTAATCTTGCAGGAAAATTTGATGAACATGTAATGAACATATTTAAATGGATAATATTAATTGTAATTAAGTGTAACATGAAATATTAACAGATAAAAGATATAACAACAACACATCTCTGCAGTTATATAGCAGTTATATAATATCGAAACTTATTAACCTAATCTAGGGGGTTTGTTTTTTTGGAACGGATAAAAACAGGAATAGAAGGAATTGACCAGTTTACAGGCGGAATTCCCCATGGCAAATCTGTACTTTTGACTGGGGATGCTGGTTCAGGTAAAACCATATTTGGTTTGCAATTTGCCCTAAAAAGTTCTCAAAACAATCAAAAAACCGTTTACATCACTACTGAAGAGGATTCTAACGACCTTTTTGTTCAGGGAAACACATTCAAGTGGAATATTCAATCCGTTACCGAAAGTGGTTTTTTAACTTTCATTGAACTTGCTGGAGTGCGGGCTAGAGTCATTGAGGCAGAAATCAATATCAATGTTGGATCAATGAAAGGAAATTTCTCCAAATTCCTGAAAGATCTGCCAAAAGATACTGAAGTACTGGTAATTGACAATATAGGTAGTTACACTGCCCAACTCACACCCTACGAATTCAGGGATCGTTTTGACCTTTTGGTGTATGAGTTAAATAAGCGTAACATAACTGCTTTAATCATCTTAGACAGTGCCACTTCCAAAGAATTTAACGAAATAGCTCTTTTCTCTGTTTATGGTGCCATAAAACTCATGAAACGCGAAAACCCCTATACTGGTCGCAGGGAGAGAGTAATGGATGTGGTGAAAATGAGAAGTACCAAGACACCCACCCAGTTCATAACCTATGAGATTGGAGAGGATGGTATACAAATAATTTCTGGAATGGAAAGTAAAGAATAATGAACTAAAAATTAATGAATGGTGATATTTTTAAGAATAAATTAATTTAAAAATCAATTTCAAGTATTTTTTTATTCTTGCATCATATTAGTAGGGGGCTGACTTGAACTGGAATCATCAATGGTGCCACTTGAAGAAACATCACCGGCACTATCTGAAGAAACAGTGCTGCTTGGTGAGACATTACTGGAAGTTGAATATTGATCACTGGTAGATTGTTGGTGCTGTTCGTTAATTTGTGTATTTTCTCCGTTTTGTGAACTATTATTATTAGTATTAGAGTCCTGCATTATTTTGTTGATACCTATTCCTCCAAGAATAAACAGAACAATAAACATCAACAACATAATTTTACTCATATAAATCCGTGTCCTCTTAACTCATTTTTTCATCTAAAATTAAAGAAAAGAGTGCTTAAAGTGTATTAAGCACAGCTAAAATTAGCTTAACTGCATTTTCGACATCTTTTATATTAACCACACTCACTGGGGTGTGTATGTATCTGGATGGAGGTGATATAACTCCTGTGGGGATACCTTCTCTGGTAAGATGAATGGCAGTGGCATCAGTGGTGCCTCCTTCACTAACTTCCAATTGGTATGGTATTTCTTCCTCATTAGCTACATTTATCAGAAGCTCTTTTATCTGAGGATGAGTGATGATTCCCCGCCCACTGGCATCAGTGAGTATTATACAGGGGCCGTCACCGGCTTTGGCTGGTGCGTCTTCCTCCTTCATACCAGGGTGATCTCCAGATATGGTAACATCCAGGGCAAGGGCCATATCTGGATTGATTCGATATGCAGCTGTTCTAGCTCCCTTAAGACCCACTTCTTCCTGCACGGTACCTACTCCATAGATGGTAGCATCGCTATGGGCTCTTTTCAGTACTTCAAGGAGTACAGCACAGCCCACTCTGTTATCCATGGCATTTCCCATCACCAAATCATTTTTAAGTGCAGCGAATTCCTGTTTGATGGTTATGGGATCCCCTATATTTACTATTTCCTCGGCATCTTCCTTACTGTTGGCACCGATATCAATGAACATGTTTTCATAATTTACAGGTTTCTTCTTATCGGCGGCTTTCATTCTGTGTGGTGGTTTACTACCTATAACACCCAGTATTTTCTCACCATTACTGTGAATGAAAACTTCCTGGTTAAGGAGCATCTGATCATTAATCCCACCCAGTTTAGAGAACTTGATGAAACCATTTTTGTCAATGTATCTGACCATAAGCCCGATTTCATCCATATGTGCAGCTAACATTACAGTTTTACCACTAGGTTTCCCTTTCTTAATGGCGATGAGGTTACCCATTTTATCAACCTCTAAATCATCCACATGTCCTTTTAACTCTTCCATCATTAAATTTCGAACTTCATCTTCGAATCCGGACACACCTGAAGCATTGGATAGTTTTTCTAGTAACTGTTTCATATTTAGACCTCTTAAATTACGGAAAATAAAAATTAATAGATTATAAAAAATTTAAGTTCCTTTTCTGTCTTGTTTCATACTATTATGATTGAACAAAGTTCTTATTTTACCATATTATCCTTTTTTGATTATAACTTAAAACGATTTAATGAGAATTAAAATCCCTATAACTACTAAGATAATGGGACCCGCCTGTTCCTGGAGGAAGCTAATGGGTATGATTCCCAAGTTAACTCCATACCACACCAGACCAATTATAATAAATAAAAGGCTGATATAAATACCCCATCTATTAATATTTCTCTTTTTTTCAGGTTTGGAACTTATTGGTTTGTTTGTTGTAGTATTTTCGTCCATTAATATCCCCTAATCTTATTGGCTGTTGTTTTAAAATAGTTATCATAATTTGAAATATTTAAAATATTTTTCTTGATAATTTTTTAATTAATTAAATAATAAATTTGATTATGATAATTTTATTAAATAATCATGCTTGAGAGTGTCAATAGTTAAGTTATTGCCTGCATTGTTTTGAACTGTGAAGCCTTCGTTCTCAATAGCCTGTTGAACACCTGCAAGAATAGTCTGTTTTTGATCCGAAGAGAGATCAGTATTAGAAAGAAATATTGTAATGGTAATGTTGGTTCCACTAGTCATGTCCACTCTGGTCACACGTATTGGTCTGGTGGTTGTGTTCAAAATCCCGATCTCAGCAGAGGTGTTAGCAGCTCCTATTCTTGCTGCTGCTGCTATACTGTTCTGTTCTGTTTGGTCTGTAGCGAAAAATGCAATGAGAAGTATAACAAGTAGTACAAAACCTACCATGAGTATATACTCTGCTGAAAGCTGACCTCTACCATCCATATTAATCATTTTCCTAACAAACCATTTTCCTATTTATCTTATTTATTCCTTATCAATCCCATTATTATTATAGGTTGTGATTAAAAGGGAATAGGCTGATAATTAAACGATATAATTGATGGTTTTTTATAAAGTTATTTCACATTGCGAATGTTGATTGCAGTCTTATTAATTGACTGTAAACTTTAACATAATATGGATAAAAATCAGATAAAGATATAAAGTAATATTCCATATAATTATATATAAGCTTGTAGTGTGATAAATAATAACAATTTATCAAAATATTATATAGAAAATTAAATCGATATATAGATTTTATCAAGTTGAAGGAGCATAAAAAAGTGGGCTTAATGGATCGTGATTCAAGGGGTTATGCAATATCACTTGACCTTTTACTTGCATTAATTCCTCTAACTCTTGTTTTGGGATTGGTAGCTGCCGATATGGATAATTTCATGTATGAGATGCAGGATGTAATTTATCGTGGATCCACAGAAAGAGTGGCTGCTGATACCATGAACACACTCCTAACAACCTCCGGAGATCCATATAATTGGGAAAATAATGTTAGCAATTTGAAAGTACCGGGACTTGCCAAGTACGATACTTTATCACAGCAACCGGATAGATACTATCTCAAACCTCAGAAGATAGGTTCTATAACATCTCAGCAAATTCAAAATGTTGTAGGTGATCAATACGGTTATTCCATGAATATTTCCAGTATAAGCACAGGAACCAATGTATTGATGAGGGGCACTCGTAATGATTCTTCAGTGGACCCTGCAGCTAAGGATGTTGTTCGTGTGGAACGGGTTGTTTTATACTCTGCTTTTGATATTGTTTCCCAGGCAGTTAATATTAGGGGTACTGGTACGCCACTTATTATCACTGCAAATTCCTTCCCTACAAATAAGCAGTATAATGAGGTGTTTGATTATTATGTATATGTTAACAGTACAGGGGTAACTTCTGTTACAGCAGCCACCGTTGATATTAACAGTGTGACGGTTGTTAAATCTAATGATTTCGGAGGAGGAGGACATCCAGTAAATCCTGTGATTAAATTAATTGATCCTGATGAGTATGGATCTGATGTTCTAAAAAATGAGACAGATTTCTTGGATAATGTTGTAACCATAAGATTGGAGGGTAGTCCCACTGACCGGATGAATGTTTATATTCTCCAAGTTCCTAAAGGCACACCTGAAAGTGAAATTAGTTTAAAAGGTGCTGAATTATCGAAATTCCGTGCAATATTGTATGTTTGGGTTAAATAGTATAACGGGTGATCTGATGGATGATAAAGGTTTTGTCTTCACTGCTGATGCAACACTTGCTTTAGTGGTAGTGATCGTGTTTACCGCATCAGTTGTGGTTTATGCGATGCTTCCAGTTTATCAAGGACAGGATCACCAGCATCTGCAGGCTTTGGCAGACAGTGCACTGGCAACTATGGAACAGGATGGAACATTAAGGGACGCAGCTGTTTATTATGCTAATAACGATTCTGAAAATGCAACTTTACTCCTTGAATCTTCTTTAAATGAGCTTATGCCTTCAGATGTTAATTATAGGTTAACTATGAATGGTTACAGTCCAACAGCAGAAAGAACAGGAAACTCGTATATTGCTACTGATGTTGCAACAGGTGTTAGAATCATTTCAGGACCTAAAGAGGGCTGGTTAGGCCGTTCATTCTACAATATTAAAGAAGTGGGGCTGATGGAACAAGATACCAATGTTACCACAACTTTATGGAATTTCCACAACTGGCTTACTAACTTTTATCCTTGGAGTGGTAACAGGTTGGATGATTATCCTTATTGGGGTAGTAACGGTCAAAGTGGTTATTGGGCTTCATATCAAACTATTGATTTCTCTGTTCCCAATGCCACTTCAATTAACTGGGCTAAATTTATTATAAATTCTGCAGCTAAAACTAGTTATGGTAGTGCTTATAGTGCAGGTACAAACATCAACGGCCATAATTATTATGTAGCACAAAATAGGTTCCAATATTTATATTCATATAGTAGTCGTTATATCACTTACAGATTTTATAATAACATGAGTTCAATAAACCCGTCAAATCTTATTAAAGGTGATACAAACAGCCTTTATGTTCATTACACGGATGTGAATAGTTATAATGACATGGCATGGTTTTCTTTGATTGCTAACTACACTGTGAGCATGGTGGTTCCTCAGGGCGTTGTAACTAAATCTTATTACTTTGATGATGCAGCTGGACTTGCATACCCTAATCCGTCAAGTCGTCCTTATTATCCTGATCGAGTTAGTGGTATCACTTATAATTTGAATACTGGGGATACATCAAGCTTTACAGCTAATTCAGGCAGAAGAATATCTTGGAATAATTATATTAACTACCATCCTAATGTTGCTGATGGGACTCCGTTTGTTCTAGTTAGTCCACCCGGTGGTTACGCAGGGTCTGCTATTGCTATTGAAAAAGACATCGATAATACTGATGCAGGAACTATTAAAGATGCTTATCTGGTTATGAATCCTTATGGTGCTGCAGATGGTGCTCGGGTTGAAGTTTATCATCCTTCAATCGGTGGTCAGCCGGCCTACTGGGAAACTGTCTTCAGTT
The sequence above is a segment of the Methanobacterium petrolearium genome. Coding sequences within it:
- the uvrC gene encoding excinuclease ABC subunit UvrC, with protein sequence MSTTIDNPADLPGKPGVYLLKDIQDNILYVGKAKSLKKRVKSYFKEELEDPKTQVLMRHFHHLEYMVTDTEKEALILESNLIKKYLPRYNIRLKDDKRYPYLQITSEEYPRLLITRNIKEDGSQYYGPFTDVTSLRSILKLLKPVFHLRDCKRMDGPCLNYQINLCPAPCSGNVDKTDYHENVKKVKLFLDGRHEEVLDLLREEMDQAATNHNYEKAAIIRDQLFSLREVMEKQKMEFARNLDQDVISCVNDNDLVVVVVFRVRNGKIMGKEDFLMEGANDKSPQEILSAFIKQYYSGPRQVPSEILLPVMIQDKALIIKWLSEKVSDDYNDNHVEHHQVSLRVPEEGLEQRLLKMVTKNANIIISHHKQVKGALIDLKSYLKIPKIPRHIEAFDVSNLGGKMAVASMVVFEDGKPQKNFYRKYKLKTPGPDDYAMMREVLRRRYEKLVAKGEIPPDLVVVDGGRGQLNIAKEVLDSLNIETGVIGLAKEFEQVFIPEIPIPIILPLDSPALHLLQSVRDEAHRFAVKYHRNLRKQNLQMSPLDEITGIGPKRKMNLLRHFGDLKAIKKASVDEINEVKGVNKKLAQKIYDFLHQTIFT
- a CDS encoding methanogen output domain 1-containing protein, translated to MSKVKILIVEDESIVAMDIKHRAEGLGYVVTAISPSGEEALDRVVENRPDLVLMDIVLKGEMDGIEAAQKIRDAYGIPVVYLTAYSDERTLKRAKITQPFGYIIKPFEDRELHSAVEVALYKHLMESKLKESEKWLYTTLESIGDAVIATDKGGKLKFMNPIASQITGWSHDEAIGQPLTNVFNVIHEESGVRVDDPVSKVMGEDAIIDLPTPALLINKEGKHIPIEDSSAPIKDENGRIMGVALVFRDVTQRRKEAKEREELLKDKARGELSGFMVSALPVFASNIPPKVRDNIVRSFGDRFEKNMKPLFLKEMEKCQNMGSDSKEDSHLSPDVIFNCYLSWISEFMSNLGIVTNTVIDSEGAKSHLNFENCPWTSESSVSPIFCLICRTIIIRSFTWTSLKGNVEQSRCLLDGNKECSFEFIISLNKG
- a CDS encoding ATPase domain-containing protein: MERIKTGIEGIDQFTGGIPHGKSVLLTGDAGSGKTIFGLQFALKSSQNNQKTVYITTEEDSNDLFVQGNTFKWNIQSVTESGFLTFIELAGVRARVIEAEININVGSMKGNFSKFLKDLPKDTEVLVIDNIGSYTAQLTPYEFRDRFDLLVYELNKRNITALIILDSATSKEFNEIALFSVYGAIKLMKRENPYTGRRERVMDVVKMRSTKTPTQFITYEIGEDGIQIISGMESKE
- a CDS encoding M42 family metallopeptidase, whose product is MKQLLEKLSNASGVSGFEDEVRNLMMEELKGHVDDLEVDKMGNLIAIKKGKPSGKTVMLAAHMDEIGLMVRYIDKNGFIKFSKLGGINDQMLLNQEVFIHSNGEKILGVIGSKPPHRMKAADKKKPVNYENMFIDIGANSKEDAEEIVNIGDPITIKQEFAALKNDLVMGNAMDNRVGCAVLLEVLKRAHSDATIYGVGTVQEEVGLKGARTAAYRINPDMALALDVTISGDHPGMKEEDAPAKAGDGPCIILTDASGRGIITHPQIKELLINVANEEEIPYQLEVSEGGTTDATAIHLTREGIPTGVISPPSRYIHTPVSVVNIKDVENAVKLILAVLNTL
- a CDS encoding class III signal peptide-containing protein: MINMDGRGQLSAEYILMVGFVLLVILLIAFFATDQTEQNSIAAAARIGAANTSAEIGILNTTTRPIRVTRVDMTSGTNITITIFLSNTDLSSDQKQTILAGVQQAIENEGFTVQNNAGNNLTIDTLKHDYLIKLS